From the Lysinibacillus fusiformis genome, the window ATATACGGCAATACCTCTAACAATCGTCCACGTGTAATGGGATCATCATAATTCCATGTAGCATCCATAAAGTGATTTTTACCAGGAGTTAACGTGGTGATAGTCGCAATCTGTGGACAATGAGTGGCTGTTTGCAATTCTTGTGGAGAAACCAAGATGAAATTATGATCTCCAACATAATGATTCATTTGATGCTGCTGAATTTCTATCCATGCTTGCCCTTTCTCGATTAAGTGCTTTACTTTGGCAGAGGGACGAAAACCAAGCGATTCATACAAGGTTGCAGCCAATCCGTTCTGGCCCATAATATAAAGTTTTTCACCTAACTTGAGATAAACAGTAGCCGTCTCCCCAGTAACATAAGCATCGGCTAATTCCCTACGTACCAATCTTACTTTGTCCTCATATGTAGTAATCCACTTTTCCGCCTCTTTACTACGTTCAACTAGTTTAGCGATATACCGTAACCGCTCAAATAATCTAAATTTACTGTTCAGTATAACAGTAGGAGCAATCGCATCCAGTTCCTGTAAATCCTGTGCTCGATAATTGCTAACCAATAATAACTCAGGCTGCAGTTCTGATATTTTTTCTGGATCTGCCCAATACCCGATATTATGGATATTTCGCAACTTATTGTGATAAATCACTTGATTTTTCATGATAGAGATGGCCGCTCCTAAAGGGGATATGCCTAGAACGAGTAATTCTCCAAGTGTGTCTGTTCCGGCAGTTACAATACGTGTTGCATCCTTAGGGACATGAATCTCTCTGCCAAGTGAATCAACAACTGTCTTTTGCTGATTATGAAGATGGATATTCGCATATTCACGCGGAGTGTTTCCAGTTAATTTATGAAAGCACCGGCTGAAATAAGATTCATCCTTAAACCCAATTTGCCGAGATATTTTTCTTAATGGCTCGGCAGAATTACACAGCAGCTCTTTAGCCTGATTTATACGTAAATGGGCCAAATAATCAGTTGGCTTTTTGCCAGTTAATATTTTAAACTGTTGACTATATTGCCATCTAACCATTCCCGCCATGTTAGCTAGTTGTTCTACTGTCAAGTCTTCATCATAATGCTGTTCCATATACTGTACAGTCTTTTGTATCATTTTTAGCTTTTCTTCGTTCTGAAAATGGGCAGGTTGCTGATCTAGCTGGGTCATCATACTTAGAATAAGCTGAAGTCTACTTTGCATCATAGCCATTTCTAATGCGGACAGTGAGGAACAGAACGGATTCCTCATCCATGCTTCATTCCCTAATACTCGCTTAACTTGAGAAAATAACAGTCTATAGGGATAACCACAAAGTAAGGGAGGATGTGCAATGGGATTTAAAGTCATTCCTTCTACTTTAAAGGTTTCAAAGGTAAACCGCACAAGCTGTGCCTCTTTGTTACTTGATTCCACAGTGTAACTCTGTACAGGGGAAATTAAAATGCAGCTCCCTTGTTGCAGATCGATTGCAATTTTGTCTATATATAGCCGTATGCCATGGCTATGTGCTATCAATAATGTGCATAAATTTGTTTCATTGTAGTTTATTTCCTCATTATGGCTAATCGCCGGCATCATTTGGTCAACTTGAAACCGATCATAATGTTGTAGCCTAATAAACAGCGACGCTAGATTCATAAGCAACCCTCCGACAAACGAAAATGATTCTCATTATCATTAATATAACATATAATGATCTACTTTCAAGTACAGCGGAGCTTTAATAGTTCAATCATGCATCATGCTGGAAAATTAACTGTTTAAAGAACTTAATGGGTAGTTACAATTTCTTACTGCCGTTGCATCCATTGTGGCAACTCTTCAAGCAATTGCCCCAAAGCTAACAAGTCATCTGTATTCCAATCGGCAGATGCAGTATACACATTTCCCTTTTGAACTGCAGGCAGAGTCCCCCATAGTCGGCTTTCTAGCATTCGATTAGCTTCTGTTTGACTTTCTTCATTATCGAGTATAAGTACAAACAAATGATCACCAGCATACTCTGGAAGCAACTCTTCTGAAATCGCAAGGAAAGTCTGCTCTTCATCAATAATATTCTCCTGTACAGCGGGTGGGATGACAAATCCTTGCTCTTCATAAATAATAGCACCAAGTGAACGATTGCCCATAACATAAAACGTTTTACCTAACTGTAAGAAAACTGTTGCTGTCTCCCCTTCTGCCAATTGAATCTTATCCCACATTTTTTGCGACTGTGCTTCAAATTTAGCTATCCACCCAGCTGCCTCCTCCTGTTGTCCAAAGATATTTCCAATCTCAATTATACGTTCTTTATAAGGAAGCGCTGAGTTGAACGGAACAGTAGGAGCAATTTTCGCAAATGCCTCACTTTGGTTTGAATCCCCCTTGTAATAACCATTAATTATCAAGTCGGGTTTTAAAGACAGAATCAACTCTAAATCACCAGGATTTCCAACATCAATTATTCCTTCCGTTTTACCTTCATAGAATTTACCGGTAGCATGGATAAGATTACTACCAATAATTGGAATATCCATCACCAAGAAATCGCCAAGCGTCGAACCCAAATAAACCACTCGTTTTGGATCTGCAGGTATTTCAACCTGTTCACCTGTAATTGTTGTATATTGAACAGTTGTCGCACTTTCCTCTTTTGACTCATCAGATTGAACTGTTTCCTGACTATCCTCTACCTTCTCATCAGACACGTTTCCATTAGAGCTGCTGCATGCCGATAATATCAACAGCAGGGATAACACCCCTGCCCATAATATAATTCGCTTTGCAAGTAATTTCTTCACACTTTGTTGCCCCTTTCCTTCTAATCCTTAATTGAAAATGATTATCATTTACAGCATTATTATAGCTTGTACAAAAAGGGGAAACAATAAAGAAAACGCAACTATTTAATTGAATAAATGTCAATAGCCACAGCGTTTGTATAGGAGTAATGGACGGGCCATCCGCACGATTATCACCTCCATAAATATTAAATGGGAAAGTATGAATCAATTAACGATATCAACCTTGATATGAGAACAAAACTAAAGAGCATGTTTTGAAAAAAGATTGATCAAAACATGCTCTTATTTAATGGGATTGATTAAATTTTTTATAAAAAAGTTCGATAATTTTTAAACCCTTGTTGCACTAAAGCACCCCATTAGCTCAATTAGTAATACATTATTTAACCAACGTTTGAAGACTTATTAACACGGGGGTATACACAATTAGTGGAATAAGCAAAATTACCGCACCAATTTTTTTATTCCCCTTTTGTAATAATAAAAGAGAAGTCAAGAAAAATAATGGATAAATAATAAAAGTAATTATTAATACACCATCAACTACTTGATACAGTTTTCCTGTAAATGCACTTATGAATGGGATTGATATCCATTCTAGTACGCTAAACATAATAACCAATATCCACAACCATTTAAGTGTCATCACGAATCACCCCTAAACTTTTGATTGCTCAAAAAGTAAAAGCTCATTTCCCACTTTGTCATCCATTATATTTCAATTTCTTTTATTAATTTTACCAAATATACCCGATTTTTATCTAATGAATCTGCATCATTAGTTAATATTTAAATAATCCTAGCTTACATTAGTTGCTCTTCGTATTTCAATATCCATACCTGTTTACCTAATTTAAATAAACTTTCTCTTCAATCACTCTCTTATAAAGTACGGGGGTTATTATTGTTTACTGAAGCGCTAGAATAATTTCAAACTGTAGAATTGTCCTTCATAATTAATCACTTCATAATACGTTGTTAAATCTAAATTAGTTAAAAGGAAAGAATCTTTTGCGACTAAATAATTATGAATCGATAAAGAGGCTTTATAATAATCCTTAAAAGTCTCTTCGTTTAAATTATTTTTATACGCTGAAAGTATATTTTCATATTCTTCAATAGTTTTCAATTGACTGATGAATTCATAATCTTTTTTAGCATATTTATTTTCTAGGTGATCTTCTAAAATTGCTTTCACATCACTTGTATATGCCAATAAATCGGCATATTTCTCAAGTGGTAACATTGGTTTGACGTTTATATTCCATATATCTTCTGAATAAAGAGAGTATTTGTCTTTTAATTGTGACGGAATCATTTTTTTATATTCTATGAAATCCTTCACATCTTCTTCGGAAACATCAAAAGTATTCACGATTGCAATTTCCAATCGTAAAATATTTTCTTTTTCCGTATCAATTATTTTGATCATTTCATTTAACAATTCTTTGTAACGAGTTAAATCTTTTTCTTCAGGTTCTGCTTTAAGCATAAGACCATATCCGCCATCTTTAAAAACTTTAGGTTCTAATTCAATTAACTCTAAATTCTTTTTGTTTAATTGAATCGCAGCGTCCTTTAAAGAAGCCTGATAATTTTGCAGTATTTTGTCATCGATCATGCTTAGATTGCTTAAATGTTGATAAATTCGTTTTATTTTTTGTATACGCTCTTCTTCTGTTAATACTTTAGCATTTTCAAAGACTGTTGTATTTTCAAAATTGTAACTCCCGTATCTTTTGTAATCCCAAACAAAATCAAGCAAACTGTTTCTTAAATTACTTAATTCCACGACTTCTTGATTTGTAACTGCTTCCTGAGAAAGTTCTGATTGTGTATCGGTTAACTCTTTCCCATCTTTTGTTTCGGTATCTGAACACCCTACAAGTAATGTAGCGCCTAAGCCACATAATACTAAAAATTTGCTTTTGAATTTCATGATTGTACCCCTTTTAAATATATAACGAAAAATATTTCTTCTTTCACTAGAAAATCGGTTAAGTATATATTGTATAAATTTGCGATGTATTCCTAGACCACCTATAAAGCAACATAGTAAAATCATTACTTTATAGCATTTTTCCGAAGTTTGTTGTTGTATTTTTATTAATCAACTTTCCTTTTCGTGGTAGGTATTTACTACATTTCCGTTCAAAGTCTATCATTCTTTTATTTTTTTCTCAACACCTTAATCTATCTTTAGGGCCTTGAAAAAAGTGCCAATCAGCCATAGTTGACTACCGCTTTATTCATTGTTGTTTAATGCTGAAACAAGCCAACTTTTATTATTCGCTTGCTATTCCCCTATGTAATAAAACTATTTCTTTTATTAATCTGCTTCGTTAGTTAAAGTACTTTTCTTCACAATCTCAGCATTCAATAATTATTATATTTTATTCAATTAAATGGCCCTTTTCATGAAAAAGGACACTCTCCTATTCAAGGAAAGCGCCCTTTAGATAGAATAACTAAACTTCATTTTGTGGCTTTTTCATGTGTTTCCAAACTTTCATTTGGGAATGTTTATTATGATTGTTTTGTATAGCTTATAAGTCCTTGTTGCACTAAAGTACCACGTTAGTTAATTAATAATATATTTTTTCACTAAATAATAGTAACAAAAAAATTATGCAACGCGTGCAACAACACAACCGACCATAATGAACCTGTCTTTTTATAGACAAAACCAAAAAGTAAACCTATTGCAAAAACATATATATGGGTCCCAGCTATAAAGAAATCATAGAATCCATCATTGTAAATCCAAATTGGGTAGTGAATGACCAAAAATAGTAAAGCAGTTACAATATTTGCTTTCCAAAAAGCCATTTTTTTATTGATTTCTTGTAAAATTAATCCCCTGAAAACAATTTCTTCGGCTAACCCTGCCATAAGAAAACCATTAAGGTAATCATCAATGGATAATGAAAATTGAAATGATTGCTGATTAATGATATATGTTTCAAAAGCAAAATATAAGCCAACTAACAGTGAAAGAACTACTCCCCAAAATAAACCTTTTTTAACATTAACGTTTACTCTTAAGTAGTCAAATGGGTTAGTATGTAAATAATATTTTATGTATAACCAAGTTGGAACAATCCATACGAACCCCTTAACCAACGCCTCTAATAATGGGGAGATTATTTCACCGAATGAATAAATGTAGTCAATTAACCATAATTCTTTAATTGTCCATACCAAATAAAATATGAGTAGAAACCCTATCATTGCTATTACATCATTATTTTTCACTTTACTTTCAACCCTTAATTGCGATTCCATTTCTACCTCCATTAATGTAGTTATTTCTATTTTTGAATATTTACCAAGATTGCATTTGGGAACGTTATTTAGGTTTATTATGTATATCTTATAAATCACTTTTTCCGGTAATTGCTGAAACCTAAACTTAGGCATCTCGTTTACGGAAAAATACAATAGCTACTGTAATAATAATCAGTGTCCATAACATTGAAACACCTGTCCCTTGCATTGGTGTAAGGACATTTATTTCATCAGAGGAAGGCGGCATAAACATATAATATCCTGCCGTATCCGGAAAATAATTTTTAATACTGGGTAAAAAATCTTTCAATAATGGACTGACAATGAAATAATGACCAAGCAGTACCACTAAAGCAGGAGTGGTTCGTCTGAGTAGAGCACCTATAGCTGCACTGAGAAGGGTGGTTAATGTTAGATAGCTGGTTGCACCTACTAAAGTTTTTATCATAGCGTCTATTTCAATCACTAATGCTGTGTCTTTCATCATAATAAAAGCATATAGTACACCTGATGCAGCAATAATAAACGCCATAGGAATGGTTACAATTGCCAAAGCTAAATGCTTCGTGAATAGTTGAAACCCTCGCCAAGGGATCGTAGTTAAAGTAGTTCGAATCTGTCCACCCGTATACTCTGAACAAGTAGCTAAGATACCTAGAATAATGAACCCTGCTTGAAGATATCCCATAGAAGCAAGTCCTATTTTCAGTATACTTTGCGTTCCTGCTGCCCCTTGTAGACCAGCAGAAGTAAAAGCTGCTGCTAAAACTAAATTTAGAATGAATGTCCCCATAAGAGTGAGCCATACCAATGGTAATGTAACTAATTTTTCCAGTTCAGCTCCAAGGATTAGTGTTATCTTTCTACTAGAAGAGACACTCATGATGTAACGTCCCTCCTATGGAATACAATGGCTGCGACAATGAAAAGAACAGCTACCCAAGCAAACATGATTAAACCACCTTTGAATGGGGTGTGAAAACTGTCGCTCGTAAACATAAACATATCAACGCCAGCCTTATCTGGTAAGTAAAACGCTAATTTTGTAACCTTAGCAAGGAGGTAAGAGACTGTAACAACTGATGAATTTATTATGAGCACAGCAAGCGGGATAATGCCATTCTTAGTTAGAACCGTAATCCCAAATGCTAAAAGAGCAGTAAATATCCAGTAACAAACCGCGCCGATCAGTCTAGATGCTTCAAATGCAGGGGCGTATTCACCAAGAATAAGATTTGTTGCTGACACAGTTGTTAGAATAGCAACAACGGAAAGCAGTATGCTGATCACTGTCACTGCACTTGCTTTTGCTAGCAAAAAGTGGAAACGGGATGAAACAACAGTTAAACTCGTTGTAATCTGATTCCCTCCACCAGATTCACTGCTCTCTGTCAAATACTCACTGCTGACAGCAAGCACACCAAGAATAATGACACCTTGTACACCAAGACCTAAACCAATATAGCCAACTTCCGATAGACGTGTGCTAACTCCAGCTATAATCTTCTCTTTTTGTGCTGTACTGTCCAAGGCAGCAATGACCGCTGGGGCAAATGCTCCAATAAGAAAGGCAAGCCAAATACTTGGCAGGGAGAACAATTTAGATAGTTCCGCGTTAAATGCTCTCATACAACATCACCTGCATTTTTAGATGTCAGGGCAAAAAAAGCTTCCTCCAGCGTGGAATGATTACCTATTACTTCTTTCAATGTTCCATTCGCAACGATTTTTCCATGATTAATAATCACCACATCATCAACAGTCTCTTCAAGCTCTCCCATTAGATGACTGGATAGTAACACCGTGTTTCCAGACTCAGCGCGTTCACGTAAAAATGTCCGAATCCAACGAATTCCTTCTGGGTCGAGCCCGTTTACAGGTTCATCTAAAACCAATATTTTTGGATCACCAAGTAGTGCAGCTGCCATTCCAAGTCTTCTTCCCATACCTAGGGAATAATTTCCAATTATTTTACCAGCTACATTCGTAAGACCTACTATTTCCAAAACTTCCTCGACACGTGAGCGAGATAATCCTGAGGCACGAGCAATCCAACGCAGATGTGCTCGTCCTGTTCGCATACGATGAGCTCCAAATCCATCAAGTGCGGCACCTACTGTTACTAGAGGATTATGTAATTCTGCGAATGGCTTTCCATTAATTAGTGCACTCCCTGAGGTGGCACGATCTAATCCAAGCAGGATGCGAAGTGTAGAACTTTTACCTGCCCCATTCGGACCTAAAAAACCGGTTACTCTACCTGGTCTAGCTTTAAAACTGATACCTGATAAGATTTCTTGAGTTCCGCGATGTTTGACTAAGTTATTTATCGTAAGCAACCACAACACTCCCTTTCTGTTATGGTTCTAATTATAAAAAAGCAAAGTTAAATCTCGGTTATCTTGCTGTTTACTTCTTGGTTAACTTTAGGTTAACTCTACCAATAGCTACTCTTGTACCATTTTCATTTGATGTAAAGTCAGCTTTCAGCTTCATTTTTTTTAACATATAATTTGAAGCCGATAAACCAATCCCCGCCCCACCCTCGTAGGAAGAGTTATCCATACCTGGACCTCTGTCTGCAACAATGATCAGTTCTTTTTCTACATCAACCACAATGTTTGTATATTCTCCCTCTGCTGCATGGCGAAGAATATTCTGAAATAAATTATCCAGAACTCGTGTCATCCATTTAGGATCTGCTTCCCAATAAAAAGTCTTCTCTGTTGGTAAATCAACATCTAACTGAATTTCTTTTTCTTCAAATGCAGGATACCACTCAGCGACAGATGCTCTTACTAATCGTACAATATCTGTTGAAGTGGGATGAAAAGGATGTTTCCCTGATGTAAGTAATGTATAGGAAAGTAAATCATCCATTAGATCTCCGACTCTTGTAATTGTATGGTTCATCTCTGCTAATGAGTCTTGCTCTTCAAAACTCATTGATTTTTTATTTAATCTGGTGATATGTCCTCTCAAAATGGTAAGTGGCGTTCGTAAGTCGTGAGATAAATTCGCAATGAGTCGATGGCGTAATAATTCCTCTTCATATTCTCGCTTGCGACTGTATTCAAGCTGCTGAATCATCCAATTAAAAGAACTTCCTAACTGGTCTATTTCATCCATACGATCCGTTTGAACAGATATTGATTTAGGAAATGAATTATTATTAGCTGAAAATGACATGACTTCCTGTAAGCGGGTGAGACGTTTACGAAGTCTCAAGAAGAACAGCCAAGAACTTACAACAAATGCGACAATAATAAAGCCAAACAAAAGTACGGTAAAGTAAAACAGATTTAACATATTCATTTCTATTTCATTGCTAACAGGAACGAACGCAGTGAAGAAAATAAGCACAAGAAGAGGAAAAAAGATAAATAGAAAATGGACTTTTAGAAAACGACGAAATAATGATCTATTCTGTTTCATAGTTTCACCCGATAGCCTA encodes:
- a CDS encoding ABC transporter permease, with product MSVSSSRKITLILGAELEKLVTLPLVWLTLMGTFILNLVLAAAFTSAGLQGAAGTQSILKIGLASMGYLQAGFIILGILATCSEYTGGQIRTTLTTIPWRGFQLFTKHLALAIVTIPMAFIIAASGVLYAFIMMKDTALVIEIDAMIKTLVGATSYLTLTTLLSAAIGALLRRTTPALVVLLGHYFIVSPLLKDFLPSIKNYFPDTAGYYMFMPPSSDEINVLTPMQGTGVSMLWTLIIITVAIVFFRKRDA
- a CDS encoding CPBP family intramembrane glutamic endopeptidase; the encoded protein is MESQLRVESKVKNNDVIAMIGFLLIFYLVWTIKELWLIDYIYSFGEIISPLLEALVKGFVWIVPTWLYIKYYLHTNPFDYLRVNVNVKKGLFWGVVLSLLVGLYFAFETYIINQQSFQFSLSIDDYLNGFLMAGLAEEIVFRGLILQEINKKMAFWKANIVTALLFLVIHYPIWIYNDGFYDFFIAGTHIYVFAIGLLFGFVYKKTGSLWSVVLLHALHNFFVTII
- a CDS encoding ABC transporter permease, which codes for MRAFNAELSKLFSLPSIWLAFLIGAFAPAVIAALDSTAQKEKIIAGVSTRLSEVGYIGLGLGVQGVIILGVLAVSSEYLTESSESGGGNQITTSLTVVSSRFHFLLAKASAVTVISILLSVVAILTTVSATNLILGEYAPAFEASRLIGAVCYWIFTALLAFGITVLTKNGIIPLAVLIINSSVVTVSYLLAKVTKLAFYLPDKAGVDMFMFTSDSFHTPFKGGLIMFAWVAVLFIVAAIVFHRRDVTS
- a CDS encoding ABC transporter ATP-binding protein is translated as MLTINNLVKHRGTQEILSGISFKARPGRVTGFLGPNGAGKSSTLRILLGLDRATSGSALINGKPFAELHNPLVTVGAALDGFGAHRMRTGRAHLRWIARASGLSRSRVEEVLEIVGLTNVAGKIIGNYSLGMGRRLGMAAALLGDPKILVLDEPVNGLDPEGIRWIRTFLRERAESGNTVLLSSHLMGELEETVDDVVIINHGKIVANGTLKEVIGNHSTLEEAFFALTSKNAGDVV
- a CDS encoding sensor histidine kinase gives rise to the protein MKQNRSLFRRFLKVHFLFIFFPLLVLIFFTAFVPVSNEIEMNMLNLFYFTVLLFGFIIVAFVVSSWLFFLRLRKRLTRLQEVMSFSANNNSFPKSISVQTDRMDEIDQLGSSFNWMIQQLEYSRKREYEEELLRHRLIANLSHDLRTPLTILRGHITRLNKKSMSFEEQDSLAEMNHTITRVGDLMDDLLSYTLLTSGKHPFHPTSTDIVRLVRASVAEWYPAFEEKEIQLDVDLPTEKTFYWEADPKWMTRVLDNLFQNILRHAAEGEYTNIVVDVEKELIIVADRGPGMDNSSYEGGAGIGLSASNYMLKKMKLKADFTSNENGTRVAIGRVNLKLTKK
- a CDS encoding AraC family transcriptional regulator; translated protein: MNLASLFIRLQHYDRFQVDQMMPAISHNEEINYNETNLCTLLIAHSHGIRLYIDKIAIDLQQGSCILISPVQSYTVESSNKEAQLVRFTFETFKVEGMTLNPIAHPPLLCGYPYRLLFSQVKRVLGNEAWMRNPFCSSLSALEMAMMQSRLQLILSMMTQLDQQPAHFQNEEKLKMIQKTVQYMEQHYDEDLTVEQLANMAGMVRWQYSQQFKILTGKKPTDYLAHLRINQAKELLCNSAEPLRKISRQIGFKDESYFSRCFHKLTGNTPREYANIHLHNQQKTVVDSLGREIHVPKDATRIVTAGTDTLGELLVLGISPLGAAISIMKNQVIYHNKLRNIHNIGYWADPEKISELQPELLLVSNYRAQDLQELDAIAPTVILNSKFRLFERLRYIAKLVERSKEAEKWITTYEDKVRLVRRELADAYVTGETATVYLKLGEKLYIMGQNGLAATLYESLGFRPSAKVKHLIEKGQAWIEIQQHQMNHYVGDHNFILVSPQELQTATHCPQIATITTLTPGKNHFMDATWNYDDPITRGRLLEVLPYIFKKKTM
- a CDS encoding ABC transporter substrate-binding protein; this translates as MKKLLAKRIILWAGVLSLLLILSACSSSNGNVSDEKVEDSQETVQSDESKEESATTVQYTTITGEQVEIPADPKRVVYLGSTLGDFLVMDIPIIGSNLIHATGKFYEGKTEGIIDVGNPGDLELILSLKPDLIINGYYKGDSNQSEAFAKIAPTVPFNSALPYKERIIEIGNIFGQQEEAAGWIAKFEAQSQKMWDKIQLAEGETATVFLQLGKTFYVMGNRSLGAIIYEEQGFVIPPAVQENIIDEEQTFLAISEELLPEYAGDHLFVLILDNEESQTEANRMLESRLWGTLPAVQKGNVYTASADWNTDDLLALGQLLEELPQWMQRQ